A DNA window from Solanum lycopersicum chromosome 3, SLM_r2.1 contains the following coding sequences:
- the LOC101257351 gene encoding uncharacterized protein codes for MNRCGYQQNTLMGCVGVGEIRGGDFSVSDGLVCPKPRRNGLFNEPIRPSRFLQINNQQTEGYELKAGTELLDIILSKGSYDVEMTNFEMDSSPPFFLGSPPSRVPNPLIQDAQFGNDNFVPILTIPEGAPAPPPSFTSTCGRNNRGGCVPVKFGIKPAAVRIEGFNCCSSISAVA; via the exons atgaatagatgCGGTTATCAGCAGAACACCTTGATGGGTTGTGTTGGAGTTGGAGAAATTAGAGGGGGAGATTTCTCTGTCTCTGATGGTCTTGTTTGCCCCAAACCTCGCCGGAATGGGCTTTTCAACGAACCTATCAGACCTTCTCGATTCCTGCAAATCAA TAATCAGCAAACAGAGGGTTACGAGTTGAAAGCCGGAACTGAACTTCTGGATATCATCCTCTCCAAG GGGAGCTATGATGTGGAGATGACCAATTTTGAGATGGATTCATCACCACCATTCTTTTTGGGGTCTCCGCCCAGCAGGGTTCCGAATCCCCTGATTCAGGATGCCCAATTTGGAAACGACAATTTTGTTCCTATACTAACAATTCCAGAAGGAGCACCTGCACCACCACCCTCCTTTACTTCGACTTGTGGTCGTAATAATAGAGGCGGCTGTGTTCCAGTGAAGTTTGGGATTAAGCCAGCTGCTGTGAGGATTGAAGGCTTCAACTGCTGCAGCAGCATCTCTGCTGTAGCTTAG
- the MKK3 gene encoding MAPKK isoform X1 produces the protein MKTAKPLKQLKLSVPAQDTPISSFLTASGTFHDGDLLLNQKGLRLISEENESLLQARINCLINEQPSETKEIDLQFSLEDLETIKVIGKGSGGVVQLVRHKWVGTLFALKVIQMNIQEDIRKQIVQELKINQASQCPHVVVCYHSFYHNGAISLVLEYMDRGSLVDVIGQLKTILEPYLAVVCKQVLQGLVYLHHERHVIHRDIKPSNLLVNHKGEVKITDFGVSAMLASSMGQRDTFVGTYNYMAPERISGSTYDYKSDIWSLGMVILECAIGRFPYIQSEDQQARPSFYELLDAIVSSPPPSAPVDQFSPEFCSFVSACIQKDPRDRSSALDLLSHPFVKKFEDKDIDLSILVSSLEPPVNFPR, from the exons ATGAAGACGGCGAAGCCATTGAAGCAGCTTAAGCTCTCTGTACCTGCTCAAGATACTCCCATTTCCAGCTTTTT GACTGCGAGTGGAACGTTTCATGATGGCGATTTACTTTTGAACCAGAAAGGACTCAGACTCATTTCTGAAGAGAATGAATCTCTG CTccaagcaaggattaattgtttaattaacGAGCAg CCCTCAGAAACTAAGGAGATAGATCTTCAGTTTTCATTGGAAGATCTTGAAACCATCAAAGTCATTGGAAAAGGAAGTGGGGGTGTTGTTCAACTTGTTCGTCATAAATGGGTTGGAACATTGTTTGCTCTGAAG GTTATCCAGATGAATATACAAGAAGATATTCGTAAGCAGATAGTGCAAGAACTGAAAATAAATCAAGCATCACAATGTCCACATGTTGTTGTATGCTACCACTCTTTCTATCACAATGGAGCTATATCTCTGGTTTTGGAGTATATGGACCGTGGATCTTTAGTTGATGTAATCGGGCAACTTAAGACCATTCTTGAACCATATCTCGCAGTTGTTTGCAAGCAG GTTTTACAAGGTCTTGTCTACTTGCATCACGAGAGACATGTTATCCACAGAGACATAAAGCCATCAAACTTGCTAGTGAACCACAAAGGAGAGGTAAAAATTACAGATTTTGGTGTAAGTGCAATGCTAGCCAGCTCTATGGGTCAGAGGGATACATTTGTTGGAACCTACAATTATATGGCA CCTGAAAGAATAAGTGGAAGTACCTATGACTACAAGAGTGATATCTGGAGCTTGGGCATGGTCATCCTTGAATGTGCTATTGGACGTTTCCCATACATACAGTCAGAGGACCAGCAAGCTCGGCCTAGCTTTTACGAGCTTTTGGATGCTATTGTTAGCAGTCCACCACCTTCTGCTCCAGTAGATCAATTTTCCCCAGAATTCTGTTCATTTGTTTCTGCTTG CATTCAAAAGGATCCCAGGGATAGATCTTCAGCTCTGGACCTTTTG AGTCACCCTTTTGTTAAGAAGTTTGAAGACAAAGACATTGATCTCAGCATACTTGTCAGTAGCCTGGAACCCCCAGTAAATTTTCCAAGATAA
- the MKK3 gene encoding MAPKK produces the protein MKTAKPLKQLKLSVPAQDTPISSFLTASGTFHDGDLLLNQKGLRLISEENESLPSETKEIDLQFSLEDLETIKVIGKGSGGVVQLVRHKWVGTLFALKVIQMNIQEDIRKQIVQELKINQASQCPHVVVCYHSFYHNGAISLVLEYMDRGSLVDVIGQLKTILEPYLAVVCKQVLQGLVYLHHERHVIHRDIKPSNLLVNHKGEVKITDFGVSAMLASSMGQRDTFVGTYNYMAPERISGSTYDYKSDIWSLGMVILECAIGRFPYIQSEDQQARPSFYELLDAIVSSPPPSAPVDQFSPEFCSFVSACIQKDPRDRSSALDLLSHPFVKKFEDKDIDLSILVSSLEPPVNFPR, from the exons ATGAAGACGGCGAAGCCATTGAAGCAGCTTAAGCTCTCTGTACCTGCTCAAGATACTCCCATTTCCAGCTTTTT GACTGCGAGTGGAACGTTTCATGATGGCGATTTACTTTTGAACCAGAAAGGACTCAGACTCATTTCTGAAGAGAATGAATCTCTG CCCTCAGAAACTAAGGAGATAGATCTTCAGTTTTCATTGGAAGATCTTGAAACCATCAAAGTCATTGGAAAAGGAAGTGGGGGTGTTGTTCAACTTGTTCGTCATAAATGGGTTGGAACATTGTTTGCTCTGAAG GTTATCCAGATGAATATACAAGAAGATATTCGTAAGCAGATAGTGCAAGAACTGAAAATAAATCAAGCATCACAATGTCCACATGTTGTTGTATGCTACCACTCTTTCTATCACAATGGAGCTATATCTCTGGTTTTGGAGTATATGGACCGTGGATCTTTAGTTGATGTAATCGGGCAACTTAAGACCATTCTTGAACCATATCTCGCAGTTGTTTGCAAGCAG GTTTTACAAGGTCTTGTCTACTTGCATCACGAGAGACATGTTATCCACAGAGACATAAAGCCATCAAACTTGCTAGTGAACCACAAAGGAGAGGTAAAAATTACAGATTTTGGTGTAAGTGCAATGCTAGCCAGCTCTATGGGTCAGAGGGATACATTTGTTGGAACCTACAATTATATGGCA CCTGAAAGAATAAGTGGAAGTACCTATGACTACAAGAGTGATATCTGGAGCTTGGGCATGGTCATCCTTGAATGTGCTATTGGACGTTTCCCATACATACAGTCAGAGGACCAGCAAGCTCGGCCTAGCTTTTACGAGCTTTTGGATGCTATTGTTAGCAGTCCACCACCTTCTGCTCCAGTAGATCAATTTTCCCCAGAATTCTGTTCATTTGTTTCTGCTTG CATTCAAAAGGATCCCAGGGATAGATCTTCAGCTCTGGACCTTTTG AGTCACCCTTTTGTTAAGAAGTTTGAAGACAAAGACATTGATCTCAGCATACTTGTCAGTAGCCTGGAACCCCCAGTAAATTTTCCAAGATAA
- the LOC104646557 gene encoding uncharacterized protein: MAYEDELFIITQTAAEDNSPNLVDPALQLPHHILHYIFSYLTFHDLFHVRLVNKNWYLNTPTYFKIHFNECLFRDKNPTYYSLNQFELWDSIRSSIDTIKNKLINAEKRVLHVEFINGKRVRDIMKLLEEYNFHEVYFRTTEYEYNFPYILQSKCLNVLHLNKGYLDKHVLCDEVTIPTLKELKLKYFNLSEETLSKYIHKFPNIRVLSLVKCYLDKHGLCDEEVTMPTLKELKLEWFNLSEETLSKFIHKFPNIRVLSMVKCWGINSIVLTNLACLEKLYVNVSDSSSFTNIPSSFTNIQVIAPRLQVFHFILRNKYPESKNVVTMDIRACKMLREFHLNCTRFPNGLDPRNLCSDFPHLETLLLGPCRTKKKPIRTSVRKLILSIPKMYECTRKTLVSSPNLSYFQYKGITFQPYLAPSKLLETNYTIVLVPKLCEIMTRAWFLKWRSHLENFSNHNTTLEIRIKTSLCHPSSKPSGRAPTQPLHYIKHLKLDMNKLKYQEEHLMRYIIDNLLWMSHPNTLTLSIPTSFSKTALGVIKKLYGRRNRNCCSSTQDKCWRHFLKYFEVKEEEEETKKHPGASSSLYPWKVKEDEKTLTKLTFIFFWKQKINS; this comes from the exons ATGGCTTATGAAGATGAACTCTTCATCATTACTCAGACTGCAGCTGAAGATAATTCACCAAATTTAGTTGATCCAGCCTTACAATTGCCTCATCATATCCTCCACTACATATTTTCCTACCTCACTTTTCATGACCTGTTTCATGTACGCCTTGTAAACAAAAATTGGTATCTCAACACACCAACATACTTCAAAATCCACTTCAATGAATGTCTTTTCCGAGATAAAAATCCAACTTATTACTCACTTAACCAATTCGAACTCTGGGATTCTATCCGTTCTTCTATCGACACTATCAAAAACAAGTTGATCAATGCTGAGAAAAGAGTGTTGCACGTTGAGTTTATCAATGGCAAACGCGTCCGCGATATAATGAAATTGTTGGAGGAATACAATTTCCATGAGGTCTATTTTCGCACTACTGAATATGAGTATAATTTTCCCTATATTTTGCAGTCGAAATGTCTTAATGTTCTTCATTTAAATAAAGGTTATCTTGATAAGCATGTGTTATGTGATGAAGTAACAATTCCCActttgaaagagttgaagttgaAATATTTCAACTTATCTGAAGAAACACTATCTAAATATATTCATAAGTTCCCTAATATTAGAGTATTGAGTTTGGTCAAATGTTATCTTGATAAGCATGGGTTATGTGATGAAGAAGTAACAATGCCCACTTTGAAAGAGTTGAAATTGGAATGGTTCAACTTATCTGAAGAAACACTATCCAAATTTATTCACAAGTTCCCTAATATTAGAGTATTGAGTATGGTCAAATGTTGGGGGATAAACTCTATAGTATTAACTAACTTAGCTTGTTTGGAGAAGCTTTATGTGAACGTTAGTGATTCATCTTCTTTTACAAACATACCATCTTCTTTTACAAACATACAAGTTATTGCCCCGAGGTTACAAGTCTTCCATTTCATTTTACGAAATAAGTATCCTGAATCCAAAAACGTTGTTACCATGGATATTCGTGCTTGCAAAATGTTGCGGGAATTTCACTTGAATTGTACCAGATTTCCTAATGGTCTTGATCCTCGAAATCTCTGTTCAGATTTTCCTCATCTTGAAACTTTGTTACTTGGCCCTTGTCGGACAAAGAAGAAGCCTATAAGAACTTCGGTCAGAAAATTGATCTTATCCATCCCAAAGATGTATGAATGTACAAGAAAAACTCTAGTTTCATCTCCAAATTTGTCTTATTTCCAATATAAGGGTATAACATTTCAACCATATTTAGCTCCTTCAAAACTTTTGGAGACCAACTATACTATTGTATTGGTTCCTAAACTTTGTGAGATCATGACAAGAGCTTGGTTCCTCAAATGGAGAAGTCATCTTGAGAATTTTAGCAACCACAATACAACATTGGAGATACGCATTAAG ACAAGTTTATGTCATCCTAGTAGCAAGCCAAGCGGACGAGCTCCAACACAGCCGCTACATTATATCAAACACTTAAAGCTAGACATGAACAAACTCAAATATCAAGAGGAACATTTGATGAGATATATTATTGATAACTTACTTTGGATGTCTCATCCAAACACATTGACTCTATCAATTCCCACTAGTTTTTCTAAAACTGCACTT GGAGTAATCAAGAAGTTGTACGGTAGAAGGAATCGCAATTGTTGCTCAAGTACTCAAGACAAGTGTTGGCGccatttcttaaaatattttgaggttaaagaagaagaagaagaaacaaaaaaacatcCTGGTGCATCAAGTTCTCTGTATCCATGGAAGGTCAAAGAAGACGAAAAGACGTTGACAAAGCtcactttcatatttttttggaaaCAAAAAATCAATAGTTAG